A DNA window from Paracoccus sediminicola contains the following coding sequences:
- a CDS encoding TRAP transporter small permease, with protein MPALWSFLDKFESHVCRILLAIFVTLLFAQIVARQIFGFSITWIEELSVILFVWFAYFGASYAARIAAHNRVGFHLNALPRSKARIVEALGDAFWIAFNVVFIWQSIEFISRLKPFVKAQTLGWEMRYVYLALPIAFILMTLRILQVNYLKLVRGIDPADPDKVSVEAALELAEDEQRNFEKRNR; from the coding sequence ATGCCTGCGCTCTGGTCGTTTCTCGACAAGTTCGAAAGCCATGTCTGCCGCATCCTGCTGGCCATCTTCGTGACGCTGCTGTTCGCGCAGATCGTCGCCCGCCAGATCTTCGGATTCTCGATCACCTGGATCGAGGAACTTTCGGTCATCCTGTTCGTCTGGTTCGCCTATTTCGGCGCCTCCTATGCCGCCCGCATCGCCGCCCATAACCGCGTGGGCTTTCACCTGAACGCGCTGCCGCGCAGCAAGGCCCGGATCGTCGAGGCGCTTGGCGATGCGTTCTGGATCGCCTTCAACGTCGTCTTCATCTGGCAGTCGATCGAATTCATCAGCCGGCTGAAGCCGTTCGTGAAAGCGCAGACCCTGGGATGGGAGATGCGCTACGTCTATCTGGCCCTGCCCATCGCCTTCATCCTGATGACGCTGCGCATCCTGCAGGTGAACTACCTCAAGCTGGTCCGTGGCATCGACCCGGCCGATCCCGACAAGGTCAGCGTCGAAGCGGCGCTGGAACTGGCCGAGGACGAACAGCGCAACTTCGAGAAGAGGAACCGCTGA
- a CDS encoding TRAP transporter large permease: MDSYLIEILFGAFFALLILGAPITVALGVSSLAAMLYLGDNPIKMVQMAWSSVGSFPLMALPAFILAGALMEAAGLSRRLINVAESLAGPFTGGLSAATIMACLFFGAISGSGPATTAAVGMLMIPAMVRQGYGPGYAASVTAAAGGLGIIIPPSIPMVIYGISAMGLQPPAEAVEAHGMFQSVSISKLFIAGFLPGVVMAGGLLTMNYIRCRMRGFHGSAEPLSLRKVMCACYQGFWALLAPVVILGGIYSGFFTPTEAAIVAIFYTLFVGGAIYRELDLREVIKSLDTTTWLAGRVLLVLFTATIFGRILVENNVPGVIAGGILSLTDNIYLIWAMVIGLLLVIGMFMETLAAIMILVPVMLPVAYMMGIDPIHFGIVMICTLSVGFQTPPLGENLFIASGISGISIERISLRAIPFALASVTAIFIIACFPAIALWLPRMLGY, translated from the coding sequence ATGGACAGTTACCTGATTGAAATCCTGTTCGGCGCCTTCTTCGCGCTGCTGATCCTTGGTGCGCCGATCACCGTGGCGCTTGGCGTCTCGTCGCTGGCCGCGATGCTGTATCTGGGCGACAACCCGATCAAGATGGTGCAGATGGCGTGGTCCTCGGTGGGGTCCTTCCCGCTGATGGCGCTGCCGGCCTTCATCCTCGCCGGCGCCCTGATGGAGGCCGCGGGCCTTTCCCGCCGCCTGATCAACGTGGCCGAAAGCCTTGCCGGACCGTTCACCGGCGGCCTTTCCGCCGCGACCATCATGGCCTGCCTGTTCTTCGGCGCGATCTCGGGGTCCGGGCCCGCCACCACCGCCGCCGTCGGCATGCTGATGATCCCGGCAATGGTGCGTCAGGGCTATGGCCCCGGCTATGCCGCATCCGTCACCGCCGCCGCCGGGGGGCTGGGCATCATCATCCCGCCCTCGATCCCGATGGTCATCTACGGCATCTCGGCCATGGGCCTGCAACCCCCCGCCGAGGCGGTCGAGGCGCATGGCATGTTCCAGTCGGTCTCGATCTCGAAGCTGTTCATCGCGGGCTTCCTGCCCGGTGTGGTGATGGCGGGCGGCCTGCTGACCATGAACTATATCCGTTGCCGGATGCGCGGCTTCCATGGCTCGGCCGAACCCCTGTCTCTGCGCAAGGTGATGTGCGCCTGCTATCAGGGCTTCTGGGCGCTTCTGGCTCCGGTCGTGATCCTGGGCGGTATCTATTCCGGCTTCTTCACGCCGACCGAGGCCGCCATCGTCGCGATCTTCTACACGCTGTTCGTCGGCGGCGCGATCTATCGCGAACTGGATCTGCGCGAGGTCATCAAGTCGCTGGACACCACCACCTGGCTTGCCGGCCGCGTTCTGCTGGTGCTGTTCACCGCCACGATCTTCGGCCGCATCCTGGTCGAGAACAACGTCCCCGGCGTGATCGCGGGCGGGATCCTGTCGCTAACCGACAATATCTACCTGATCTGGGCCATGGTCATCGGTCTGCTGCTGGTCATCGGCATGTTCATGGAAACGCTGGCCGCGATCATGATCCTGGTGCCGGTCATGCTGCCCGTCGCCTACATGATGGGGATCGACCCGATCCATTTCGGCATCGTCATGATCTGCACGCTGTCGGTGGGCTTCCAGACCCCGCCTCTGGGCGAGAACCTGTTCATCGCCTCGGGCATCTCGGGGATCTCGATCGAACGCATCAGCCTGCGCGCCATTCCCTTCGCGCTGGCCTCGGTCACCGCAATCTTCATCATCGCCTGCTTCCCGGCCATCGCCCTCTGGCTGCCCCGGATGCTGGGCTACTAA